GTGGGTTCTACTTGCCGATTACAGGATATGAGGCATATATGACCAAGCATTTGGGCAGACTCTGTAGTGGACATCTTCAGGCTAGAGACGATGATGTAATCATCTGTTCCTACCCCAAATCAGGTACGCATACAGGCGTCGAGTTTAACATTTTATGTTGTTATACCCTTATACAATCGTTTCTttataaactctattgacaaaaatatcaataaatgaactgttaaAATCGATTCTTAAAATGTGCTtttggaccggagtgacgtcagCGCTTTATTTTGAGtcaatgggtataacaaaacagttatagACTGGGTTTTCGGACAACAGATCTATGATTTTTTGGACCCTCAAACAAACTATTGCCCTCGGCTTTGGGCAACAGTTTTTCCTCGTTTTCAACAAATCATCTATTGCCCTCAATCCCAGTCAAAAACTGTATTACTTCCTAAGACttttggttttgattttataagtttaacgtccaattaaccaGCCAGGGTCGTTTAATGACGTGTCAGGTATGTTAGTGGAGaaagtacccggagaaaaccaccGACTATGGGTCAGTAACTGGTAACTCTCTCAcgtgggattcaaactcgcgacccaaCTAGAGGTaaagggtttgtggtaatacatgtatgtcgtaAGATCTTTACAGTAAGTGCCGTAAATTTGATTATACTGAAATATCTTATTGTAATCAACTCTCTATATTAaaattatagttttttttataaataataagatttctttcatacttacgggtgtaatactggctggtctagggcaatacactcattccgcctgaggctgtattgcatggctacccatgcaataaagcctcatgacgtcacggcgtcaaaacattttatattctcggtaaaaaatttacattttcttttcacaaacttgattggttttactataaaagatgcaaacaacggaatttaagttgaaaatatcacgtaatttttcatgtatgaaaaaatgactTTCAGCCATGGacttcttcgaatttatttcaaaatggcggaatattatagttgtaaaattgcaataaaacgtcgaggtatgaaagaaaaatactctttcatatgtggatatgaaggatagggatattctaccctcgggatcacaaaaggttgcaaaaccctcggcaagcctcgggttttactacattttgtgacccttgggtagaatatccctatccttcatatccacatatgaaagattcttatattctttcatacctacacatgtaatactgactggtctaaggcaatacactcatgtcgcctgaggctgtattgcatggctacccatgcaataaagtgTGACGTCACAGCATCAACAAAATTACCATTTTCTAGGTAtagtttttaacattttttttcagaaactagactGAATTTACTATACAAACGACGGATCGAATTTGCGtagaaaatatcacgcaattttcatgtatggagtattgacttgcagtcgcgttttttttcaaatttatttcaaaatggtggaaacTTAGAAGTAAATTTGCAATACAACGTTTAGGTATTAGAGAAACATACTCTTTCCTACGTGGAAATGTAGAATAGATATATTCTACCATCGTGatcataaaatgtttacaaacctcggcaagccaagggttttacaacatattGAGACCCTCGGTTGaaatatctctatccttcatcatatccatatatgaaagagtattataataatttattgtatCCTCTTTTAAAGCATATgcagaaaaatgataaaaatctgTTTTGTGTGTACGTAAGGACAAGTAAAGGCAACATATCCTATTAAATGCTCGGAACTATTTTGAACACAGGTCTTGGTCATATGACAAATAATTTTCAGATAAAGATTTCGACAAAGAGAAAGCTTTTGGACTGTAATGGCTGCTACTTTGTGGTATGATAAGATCAACATTTTGTCAGTGTATCCTATAACTAGTAACCTATCTAGATATATTGACTAATGACTAGTCTTTGTAACATGTTTAAAGgttgtgaaatattttattaatatcaaatatttatatccATTTCCTTGAACACTTGGTAATTAAATTCCTAACCTTACAGAAAGCTTTAAAAGTGTTCAGCAATATTGTGCAATATATAGCGGTTATTTTGCAGCACTGATCTATGTGAAGCAAGTAAGTGCGGCTAACCGCATGTACTATTATAGCAACATTGTACCACCAATAGTTTGTTGCTGTTTATTGCCGCAATATTGCAGCTTTTGTGCAAGAAACGTCAAAACCGTGTATGCGGAAATAGTGCTGCAAATTTTATGAGAAACATACTACACAGAACACCTACTTACGCGGTAATGTAAAAATATTGCTATTACATTGTtacaatataacatattatgtGTGCTCTCATCCTATGATTCTTTGCTAAAATGGGTTAAGTATAGTTGACATATTTCTGATACACTTGCTATtgttattttcttatatttcaattattactggtatattTTAACAACTATGCTTCAagaatttgaacattttttccAATCAAAAGAATACAGTTAAGGTAAACTTGTTGAGTGAATTTATTACGCGCGTATATTTAgataatttcaacatttttttaaacaatggaatattgttaaaaatcgTGTAAGTTTTACAGTAACGCTTTGGTACTGGAAACGTTGACAAAATACTTCTACATGTAAGTGTAATATATGCATAAGCAATTAGGCAACGATGTTCAGGAAATCGGTGTATAGAAGTGGAGATTTCGTTGTCTGTATCATAAAGAAACAATACATGAATAGTATTCCAGTCGTAGAACTTTAAACagatgaaatatgtttttatcatttgtttttgttgtaggTCTTCATTGGATCTGGGAAGTGGTTACAATGCTGATGAGGAATACATCGGAACCTTCTATTGACTTAATGGAACAACATTCATTTGAATTTTCATCGATCAAGTTACTTAACGGATTGCGGTCTCCACGTGTGTTTGTGACCCACCTGACATTTGACGAGCTGCCTCAATCGTTCCGAGAGAGACGCtgtaaaattgtttacatttgtcgTGACCCACGTGCTGTAGCAGTGTCGTGTTTTCACTATGTGCGCCTGATGAAAGTCAAGGGGACAGATGGCCGTCCTGTGCTGTATGCTGATTGGCCAGATTTTCTGCGGTTTTTTCAGGAGGGCAAAGGTCAGTGTGTTGTTTTGCAGggttcttttaaattttttattaagAACGATACATATATCAGATatgaatattgtaaatatatttattttagtggtagttttattttagcactTTTCGCTTTTCATTGAAACGTGAAATTCCTGTACAGctcgaaattaaaaaaattccGGTATTGAACCACCGAATTATGTCAATTGATAAACGCACCAATAAATCATAATATACAGTTTTTAGAATTTGCGCTAAAATTTGACTGCGCTAAATAAATACGTTAACAGTATTCCAATTCTTTTCTCCGGAAAATCTATGCAAAACTACCCTCTTTTGCTATTGGTAGAGGGGACATTGCTCGAATTTCTGAGTTATTCTCTCATGTCTTCCTGTGTGAGACAGGCTTGTCAAGGGTAAAAGCCTGCGCTAACTCCTAAGTACGAAAGATGCATTTTGTGGTCAAACGGGTTACTACCAATGTAGTATATGGATGCAGTATGACATAATTAAAATGGTGCCTTCCAGGACTGAAACTTGGAGGAAACTTAAGCATTACAGTGCAATCCGTTGGCAATTGTGAGAGGTAGATTTCCATGGGGCATTTGCCAGGGTGCTGGCCACTTTTCAGTGGCTTTTCTCTATCATCTAAACGTGACAGGCATGTTCACAAGTGACCATAGATGTTAATAGATCGTTAGGCCAACAAACCAAACACGATTCAGGAATTAAGTCTCTTgattcaatacatgtataacctttgttaaagaaaatggCTATTATTACCAGGACTCATTAGTTATCGTACATAGCATATTTCCTATGAAAGTCAGTTGATTATCAAATCATGGATACTTGTCattattacttgatcaatttatatttgatttctTGCTTACTCTATGGTCTGCTTCAGTGCCATTCGGCAGTTGGATATCTCACATCAAAGCCTGGGACAAGGTACTCACTAGCAGACCTGGTTACCCAATATACGTGATCAATTTTGAGAATACGAAACGggtaaatgtatattatatattatgtagtgATATAAAGTGCTATAGAAAAAAAAGATGCCAGTGTTTTTCCTGGATATTTTAGACTCATTTTGGGAAAATTCATCGTTATGGCAAATTCAAGTCTACATATTTGTAATGCAAAGCATGAGTTAGATAAAATTTAAGTTCAATGTTATAGTTTAATTAGGTGTATTAACTTGCATTTTCCACAAAGATATCTGAAGTCAAGTTTCTTCTCTTCCAAATTGTCATTACTATATCTTTCAAACAAGAAAAAATCACGATATCGAAAGAtgaacattaaaattaaaagaacGCTTTGAGATAAACGGCAAGAACATATCTGTAACATTTGAGCATATCTCGATTTCTACAGCTTCAACAAGTTCTTCAATGTCGACATCTTATTAATAATGTTTGAACATTGTTGTCTGAATAAGAAGTTTCAGTGtaataatgattttttcatacatgtaatttcTAGTACAAGGTCATCGAGACCCGCATGTGTAATTAGAAGCAATCTACAAGAAAAggacagatacatgtaacttttaTTTTAGACAACCTCAACAAAATATAAGTTATGATCTTGAAAACTGGTTAACTAAATGAACAAATTACCTTCGTATTTCTTTCCTTAAACATAATACACTGTAtctatttataaaaattatgaatatcatatgCTCAACACTAAAGAGAAGTAAACTATTCATTAATGGTGACATGAATATagcattgattttttttcaacagttTCAGGTCTTGCGCTGCTAATATTGttacaaatttatttataaagaacTAAATGCAATGGTAATGATATAATTTCAAGAAAGGAAATTAATAATTGCGACTAACAAAACTCTAGGTCAGTTGTCCATTTAACGATATGGGAActgtatcaaaatcaaaatgtagcTACACGTATGTTGAATTATGTTCATTTAAAATACATCACAAGAAAAACATACCCATGCATTATTTTGACTTTTgatggccacaaacatccatgggggaaggggaacagaacttgtataaattttggttctgaccccccgggggcaggaggggcggggctcaataggggaaatagagataaatcctataaatcgctacttatcctagagttatgcatggattgtaaccaaacttggccacaaatatccatgggggaaggggaacagaacttgtataaattttgaatctgaccccccgggatcaggaggggcggggcccaataggggaaatagaggtaaatcctagaaatcgctacttgtccaagagttctgcatggattataaccaaatttggccacaaacatccttgagggaaggggaacagaacttgtacaaagtttggctctgaccccccccccccccccctctgacccccctaggggcaggaggtgtggggcccaataggagaattagaggttaatattcgaattccttcagaaaagaaacaatgaacctgtatttagaacattacttggcattacaaaccaggtgagcgatacaggccctctgggcctcttgtttaaattcCAGTACTCTCTTgtaattcatgtctttgaagtGATTAATTCTTGGTACTTTCCTGCAATATTGAAGTTCATTCCTAATTAAAGCCACAGATACATTATGGCATTGCCTTTAAACATTGAATATACTTAACAATCGATCTCAATACCAAATATATTACCGTAAGTTAGGGTATTTTGGATGTGGtcatacataattatgtattttgacTTATTTGACATCGACAGGAAAGCATCACAATTTAACACACCAAAATTTAACTACTAGTACacgtttaaataatttaaattccTCAAATTCAATCACATTAGGTAAGCATAGCGTGTCTTTTTTGCTAACAAGGCAAATGTTGTAACCTGGAAACCTATTTTTACCGAGGCCAAATTATCCCAATTTACGGAATACGtgtacaaatatttcaaataatactTATTTCCTAACATACAGTATTGTATGCGTGCATATCCCCTGccgaataaaatgaaatgagtCATGCAATTTGATATGTTTTCATATACCCTTCACAGAGGAAGAACAAAATCTGCATTAACGGTTTATTACTAATTTCAAttatacattaaagatgctccaccgctgacaaatggtattttttcactatcaaaaacaggagcagacgatttagtatttttcttcagttacaaaagttacttactttacaccattaccaccattgaaaagtttgagcttctaattttacttcaagttaaaaatatgacaaataattaattgcatcccgaaaaaattccgtgtcactatatcctatatggaacgaagtactgattgcgcatgcaccaaaggcgaaataaattattttatattattttttgtgttaattagacatatatatacacgatcaaacaccaattattgttcaactgaggaatatcatttatgctctgtcggaggtggagcatctttaaagataagAATGCATCCGGACAATTACATTGATGCTGCTGCTGCTCTCTTCATAGAGGAAGAACAATTTCTGTATTTACTGTTTTATTACTAATTTCAGCAATACGTAAAAGATAAGAATGCATATGATCCGGACAATGCTATTGATGCTAATAACAATTATACAGACGCTTTATATTATCATGTGTAGGTAGCGTCTAGTTGATTGAAACTAATTAAATTGAGAGTTTCATCGTAATAACACGTCATGGCGCTGCTTCCGTCGTCCATCATCTTTTCCCAAAAACCCTACTAGACATGAATGTCTGAAGCTTCCTCATATGAAGGTGTATTACTCTTGTATAAATGgtgggctcaataggggaaacatagcaaattatttaaaatccttcttctttGGTAGGAATGAAGAAGATGTAGTTCCAATTCAAAAACAATTGGCTGGTCTGGTCCCCCagaggcctgaggggcgggccAAATATGGAAAATGCAGCAAATTCCTTCAAAAGTTTCGGTAGAAATGCATGAAGTAAAGTTAATCCAGTTCATATCTAAAACCTTTAAGTTGGTAGCTTGTGTCCTTGGCCTAGAACAGGTGAGCgataaggccctttgggcctcttgttcaattATTTAACAATTGTTTCAGGATCCTCTCAAAGAAATACTGAAGCTGAATAGATTCCTTGGGTGTAAAAATTCTATTGAACTATGTACAGAAATTGCTAACAATACCAGGATTGGAAAACTCAGGGATGCAAAAGCTGCCATCAGTGATAAAACTTCAACCGAATTCTTTCAAGACAACAAATACCCTATGTATCGTAAAGGTATGTACACAGCACATTAAATACTGCTAAGGGAAACACCACagaaaggggaggtaattaatTGATGCTCATACGTAATACgggggttttgagatcccaaaacgacgtgggtaaagtacgatttaccgtcgattagttcCACTTttcggtgattatgacgtcacgaaactcacgtcaaatgatgacgtcataatcattggaaggtgggactcGAAACCCccgtaatatataatatgttacaCACTTTAttgtatattgaaatttaaaagaaTGAAGATGATTGGTCAATATTATGTATTGTAAGGGGGACTTTAAATGCTATGCAACAAGGAGAAATAATTGGTCTAAGttaacctacatgtatgtatcagaTATTAATAAACAGAGATAATTGGTCTATATGTCATGTGCATGTATCTTTGACCTTTTCCAGTTACGAGAGATAATTGGTCTACAATTTATGTGTCTTGCATTAAGGGAAGCTAATTTGGTTGTGTGCCATATAGTAAAGAAAAATCATAATGATAAGTCTCTGTACTAAATATTGTGGTTATCAATTTTCATAATTCATAAAAGGGTGGAAaaataatttgacattacaGGGATTTATGGTTTATATGATTAACTGATCATGCATCAGTTAGTTTCTGTATAGAAGTTTTACAATTATTGTTTTCCATTTCAGGAGAAACAGATGACTGGAAAACATTATTCACAGTGAAACAAAATGAAGACATCATCTTCGGGGACATCGGAAAACTGAGAACATCCAATATTAAGCTCACTAGTATGTTGTAAGATGCATACAGCACAATGTAATCGTGTAATTTGTAATCATATTGTAAATCGCTTGAAACAtagaaatgaataaaaaaaacgaTCTCTTATTAGCTCActtggcccgaagggccggtgaacTTATGTcgtggcgcggcgtccgtcgtccgtccgtccgtccgtcaacacttcctttaaatccctactagtcatacagttctgcatggattgtaaccaaatttggccacaaacattctggggtgaagggaaacagaacttgtataaattttggctctgaccccccggggcaggaggagcgggacccaaaaggggaaatagaggtaaattctgtAAATCGcaacttgtcctagagctctgcatggattgtaaccgaatttggccacaaacatccttgagggaaggggaacagaacttgcataaattttggctctgacccctgggggtaggaggggtggggcccaataggggaattagaggtaaatattcaaattccttcataaaagaaaaaatgaacctgtattcagaacattgcTTGGcgttacaaaccaggtgagcggtACAGGCCCTCTTGGGCGTCTTGTTTTTTCAAATCATTTCATGTTGTTCGTTATGTAGATTTTACTTTTTAAACCAGAAAACAACATGTGTCTCTGTTTGGAACCCTGTAGAGTGCCATGGAAGTTAGTGTAGCACAAGATGTAATTTATGCCCTTCGctattataaaatttatttatgatttatacatgtacttgttactGTCTACAAAAAAAGTGTATGCTAATGATTTTAACTTTCATATTGCAAGTGAATCTAACGCCGATAAAGAGAAGTTTTCAAAATCAGGTGTGAATAATGTAACAATCTGTTGTATTTTCCTGACAAATATTGTCTAAATCTTTTGATGTTAAACGTCAATTAAAGCAACGTCAATTAAAGCAAAGTACAACATGAAGATAATGAGAAATGTTAGGTGTGATCAAACGTTAGCAATTATATTATGCTTTGTAAATAAGCTTTGGATTTTATAAAGCCGTAATTCGTGACTTCGGAAACTTCTTTGCACTCGAAAGTATTTACGAATATAATTTCCAATGGGTGCGATATgaatatttctctcatacctacacgtgtaatactggcttatccagggcaatacactcaagtcgcctgaagctgtattgtatggctacccatgcaataaagaaccacgtgacgtcacagggttaacaaaattactattttctcggtgcaattttaacatttttttcctaGAAAGTAGTCTGTATTTACTTTGAAAGATtcaaacaacgggatttgcgttgaaaatatcacgcatattttcatttatgtCATGCAGTCCCTTTTTTTtggaattatttcaaaatggcgaaCAAATATAATAGTAAAactgcaataaaacgtcgaggtatgagagaaaggaaacctcgggatcacaaaatgttaaaaaaaaacctcggcaagtctcgggttttacaacattttgtgacccttaGGTAGattatccctatccttcatatctacatatgaaagagtcctatattatacaacatttatataaaataaaataaacaaatgaaaaacgCACAAAGcatttatcttatttatataatatatattatgcgGAAAATCAATTGTTGCCATGACCATGACCATGGCCATGAGATGAACCGTAAACCTGGCATCTACATGCACCATCTACACAGTGTCGGGAGGCCGAATTCGTACAGGTGCTAGTAAAGGAGGCGATCGAGTCACAATCTGTCTTCAACGTGCATGCTAAAAAATGAGAACAGTATATTAAATAAATAGagagatatttatatataattatgtaactgTAAGTAAACTTGCTAGTTATTTCGTAGCGACGTAATTTCGCGTATTTTTTCAATAAcgtaatttataaaataaattataaacacaaaaaattaaataaataaaactaaaacaaaaactCTTCTACGAATATGCTTCAAATCGAAACATTAGCTTCATGACATACATGACACCTACAACCAAAATTCTTGTCACATTTAACGTAACTGGGTTTCAGTAAATTTCTTGTGTGATGTTAACATCCAATGGGAAGATTAGAGTACTTACTCTGACTGACTGCATTTTCGTTTATGTGCATGCACGTGCACAAATGCACACTGTAGATCTCTATACATTCCACTTTTCCTACCGAACATGTTGTGGCATTGCAACTGTTGGTTGTTGGGCTAATTACATGGCAGTTCTCGCTGGCAACCCAGACGGAACACCATGTAGCTGAAATAAAAAGCAAATCATATTTCAAAACCaagaatgtttatttttatttcaaggtGTGTTGTGGATTATTGTCGCATAAAATAAGGTGTGATCATCAAACGGAATTAATTGATGTCTAAACTGATATTCAAGCCTTAGATATTGTGAAATCTTTTAGTCGGATTATGAGTTATCTGGTTGTCGGTGATCGGCAGTTTATCATTCTTATTacaatttgaaaatatgtttttaagtTGATATTGTCTTCACATTGAAGGAAAACTAATCCATTCCTTATTCAAAATTGCAAACATAAACACTCTTAGTAATGCAAAGTCGTCGCGAGTCGTGGTATCTTAATGAAAACGGGTGAAGGTAGAGATCTTGAAGGATTAACGTTTTATCAACAGCtatagtcatttaaggacgaccttccCTATATGCAATGCTGCGTGAGTGGATGTCTGGGACGATTATGGAATCTTCTTGTAATAGTGGAgcttttttcctttttatatCGCCATCATTATGCAAAAGATACCAAACAAACTCCCCActcggtcatattatactgacaacggacaagcCAGTCGTTTTAAGCTGAGCGTTAAGTAAGACTACTTTTATAGACAATGGTGAGTCTCAGCTAGGCGACATTACCCAAGTTTTTTCATGGACGAGCgttcaactgaaggccaaaaggTGTCAATGAAGACGTTAGGAAGGTCAGCAacgaagaaaagaaaagataatatcctaaatatagtcgccttttacgataatgcagtaggggcagcaggtgcaaacatattttttgttttgtttgtttgattatttaacgtcctattaacagctatggtcatgtaaggacggcctcccatgtatgtggtgtgctgcttgtatgttgtgcgaggtgcgtgttttgggagactgcggtatattcatgttgtgtcttcttgtatagtggaactgttgccctttttatagtgctatatcactgaagcatgccgccgaagacaccaagcaacacgccccacccggtcccattatactgacaacgggcgaaccagtcgtcccactccttgtatgctgagcgctaagaaggagcagaaactaccacttttatagacgttggtgtgtctcggccagaatctagagcctttctcacaggggcgaacgttcaacttaaggccaaaagtgaggcggtgccaagggaggcattaggaaagataaagtcagttaggaagaagagaaaagataagatcctaaaattagtcgcctttatgatcatgcaataggggcagcaggtacaattctaatgtcctacctgcagggccggcAATTTTATCTACGATTTTGAACAGAAGTGATGAAAAGATTGCGGCCAGACCTTTGTCAAAACCCAAAACGATTTCTAGAATGTTGCACCATTGCATCTATCAATGGTGTTTGTT
The Argopecten irradians isolate NY chromosome 9, Ai_NY, whole genome shotgun sequence DNA segment above includes these coding regions:
- the LOC138331584 gene encoding sulfotransferase 1B1-like produces the protein MEGEMSYKIVTFHGKDGGSITLADIGGFYLPITGYEAYMTKHLGRLCSGHLQARDDDVIICSYPKSGLHWIWEVVTMLMRNTSEPSIDLMEQHSFEFSSIKLLNGLRSPRVFVTHLTFDELPQSFRERRCKIVYICRDPRAVAVSCFHYVRLMKVKGTDGRPVLYADWPDFLRFFQEGKVPFGSWISHIKAWDKVLTSRPGYPIYVINFENTKRDPLKEILKLNRFLGCKNSIELCTEIANNTRIGKLRDAKAAISDKTSTEFFQDNKYPMYRKGETDDWKTLFTVKQNEDIIFGDIGKLRTSNIKLTSML